One genomic window of Microbaculum marinisediminis includes the following:
- a CDS encoding calcium/sodium antiporter translates to MTTALFLLGGLVLLFLAGEILVRGSVLLALRLGVSPLMIGLTVVGFGTSMPELVTSLQAAFAGAPGIAIGNIVGSNIANVLLIIGIAALVSPIPCPTRSVVRDGGIMVAAALALAALTMGGVLTRTDGAILVLGLAVYLILVWHQERRKVPGSDEGAGNDAPKAGAIAVAREIGLVLAGFAGLVVGGRLLVDGAVDLAQTAGVSDTVIGLTVVAIGTSLPELATSFVAAMRKQSDIAYGNIVGSNVFNVLGIAGVTALTHPIAVPAEVVRFDIPVMIGVMLLMTVFAATGARLSRSEGAVLLGGYAAYLLVIV, encoded by the coding sequence ATGACCACCGCTTTGTTCCTGCTCGGCGGGCTGGTGCTGCTGTTCCTGGCCGGCGAGATTCTGGTGCGTGGTTCGGTGCTTCTCGCCCTTCGCCTGGGTGTTTCGCCCCTGATGATCGGCCTGACGGTCGTCGGGTTCGGCACGTCCATGCCGGAACTGGTGACGAGCCTGCAGGCGGCCTTCGCCGGTGCGCCCGGCATCGCCATCGGCAACATCGTCGGCTCCAACATCGCCAACGTCCTGCTGATCATCGGTATTGCCGCGCTCGTCTCGCCGATCCCTTGCCCGACCCGCAGCGTCGTGCGCGACGGCGGCATCATGGTGGCGGCCGCGCTCGCGCTGGCGGCGCTGACCATGGGCGGTGTCCTGACCCGGACAGACGGGGCGATCCTGGTGCTCGGCCTTGCCGTTTACCTGATCCTGGTCTGGCATCAGGAAAGACGGAAGGTGCCGGGTTCCGACGAAGGCGCCGGCAATGACGCGCCGAAAGCCGGGGCGATCGCCGTTGCGCGCGAGATCGGCCTCGTTCTCGCCGGGTTCGCCGGCCTTGTGGTGGGCGGACGGCTGCTGGTCGACGGCGCCGTCGATCTGGCCCAGACCGCTGGTGTATCCGACACGGTGATCGGCCTGACGGTCGTGGCGATCGGAACCTCGCTGCCCGAACTCGCGACCTCGTTCGTCGCCGCGATGCGCAAGCAATCCGATATCGCCTACGGCAACATCGTCGGTTCGAACGTCTTCAACGTCCTCGGTATCGCCGGCGTCACCGCGCTCACGCACCCCATCGCGGTGCCGGCGGAGGTTGTACGCTTCGATATCCCCGTGATGATCGGCGTGATGCTGCTCATGACCGTGTTCGCGGCCACCGGCGCGCGGCTGAGCCGGTCGGAAGGCGCGGTGCTGCTCGGCGGCTATGCCGCCTATCTGCTGGTCATCGTCTGA
- a CDS encoding DMT family transporter, with the protein MDASTLTIDRRARLRATAIGFTAVLMWSLLALFTAASGKVPPFQLAAICFFIGGSIGLVRWVGVPSARASLRQPAMVWLLGVGGLFGYHFFYFTALRNAPAVEAGLIAYLWPLLIVLFSALLPGERLRPHHVIGGLLGLAGAALIVTGGRGLAFNQDYAFGYAAALACALIWSGYSVLSRRFSGVSTDVVTGFCLVTAVLSTIAHLMLETTVWPATASEWAAVLALGLMPVGAAFYVWDYGVKHGDIQVLGASSYAAPLLSTVILIAAGFAEATWAIALACVLITGGAAVAARDLIWGRTPR; encoded by the coding sequence ATGGACGCGTCCACGCTCACGATCGATCGCCGAGCCCGACTGCGGGCCACTGCGATCGGCTTCACCGCCGTCCTGATGTGGTCGCTGCTCGCGCTGTTCACGGCGGCGAGCGGCAAGGTGCCGCCGTTCCAATTGGCGGCGATATGCTTTTTCATCGGCGGTTCGATCGGGCTGGTGCGTTGGGTCGGCGTGCCGTCGGCGCGCGCGAGCCTCAGGCAGCCGGCGATGGTCTGGCTGCTCGGCGTCGGCGGGCTGTTCGGCTATCACTTCTTCTACTTTACCGCGCTGCGTAACGCGCCGGCGGTCGAAGCCGGGCTGATCGCCTATCTGTGGCCGCTCCTGATCGTCCTGTTCTCGGCGCTGCTGCCCGGCGAGCGGCTCAGACCCCATCACGTGATCGGCGGCCTTCTCGGTCTGGCCGGCGCAGCGCTGATCGTCACCGGCGGGCGCGGCCTGGCGTTCAACCAGGACTACGCCTTCGGCTATGCCGCCGCGCTCGCCTGCGCCCTGATCTGGTCCGGTTATTCCGTGCTGTCGCGCCGCTTTTCCGGTGTGTCGACGGACGTGGTGACAGGGTTCTGTCTCGTGACTGCGGTGCTGTCGACGATTGCGCACCTCATGCTCGAGACGACGGTGTGGCCGGCCACCGCATCAGAATGGGCCGCCGTCCTGGCGCTCGGGCTGATGCCGGTTGGCGCCGCCTTCTACGTCTGGGACTACGGCGTCAAGCACGGCGACATCCAGGTGCTCGGCGCGAGTTCCTACGCCGCCCCCCTCTTGTCGACCGTCATCCTGATCGCCGCGGGGTTCGCCGAGGCGACCTGGGCGATCGCACTGGCCTGCGTGCTGATCACCGGCGGCGCGGCCGTCGCGGCCAGGGATCTGATCTGGGGGCGAACGCCCCGCTGA
- a CDS encoding carbonic anhydrase codes for MCEKCATTGRTSLSRRGFVTGIAGLAAASMALPGLAMAEESGTPQNAISPSDALKRLLEGNERYASNKAEPRDNSAGRAARTLGQHPIAAILSCADSRVAPELAFDQGPGDLFVVRVAGNIVSPDGLASLEFGVKFLSTPLVMVLGHTSCGAVNAAISTVRDDAVLPGHLPGLINGIEPAVIAAKANDPKDLLAEATKENVRLTQKALVKGSAIIAEAADAGRIEIVGGVYDLATGRVAML; via the coding sequence ATGTGTGAGAAATGCGCGACCACCGGTCGCACCAGTCTGTCTCGGCGCGGCTTCGTAACCGGCATTGCCGGGCTTGCCGCCGCATCCATGGCCTTGCCGGGACTGGCGATGGCCGAAGAGTCGGGCACGCCGCAGAACGCGATATCGCCGTCCGACGCGCTGAAGCGCCTGCTCGAAGGCAACGAACGCTACGCCTCCAATAAGGCGGAGCCGCGCGACAACTCCGCCGGGCGGGCCGCCCGTACGCTCGGCCAGCATCCGATCGCCGCGATCCTGAGCTGCGCGGATTCGCGCGTCGCGCCCGAACTCGCCTTCGATCAGGGCCCCGGCGATCTGTTCGTCGTCCGGGTGGCCGGCAACATCGTTTCGCCGGACGGGCTGGCGAGCCTCGAGTTCGGCGTCAAGTTCCTGTCGACGCCGCTCGTCATGGTGCTCGGCCACACGAGCTGCGGTGCCGTCAACGCGGCCATCAGCACTGTTCGCGACGACGCTGTCCTGCCGGGTCACCTGCCCGGCCTGATCAACGGGATCGAGCCGGCCGTGATTGCGGCGAAGGCGAATGATCCGAAGGATCTTCTCGCCGAGGCGACGAAGGAAAACGTCCGCTTGACGCAGAAGGCCCTCGTCAAGGGCAGCGCCATCATCGCCGAAGCCGCGGATGCCGGTCGCATCGAAATCGTCGGCGGGGTCTACGACCTTGCGACGGGCCGCGTGGCGATGCTCTGA
- a CDS encoding cupin domain-containing protein — translation MDTKVSAMTAEDVIALLKMQPHPEGGHFVETFRDTHPAGARDHSTGIYFLLRSGEFSHWHKVDASEMWHWYAGAPLALHISTDGKAVTTQRLGNDLAAGERPQAVVPPHAWQAAESLGAWTLVGCTVAPGFDFAGFELAPKDWRPG, via the coding sequence ATGGATACGAAAGTGTCGGCGATGACCGCCGAGGACGTCATCGCGCTCTTGAAGATGCAGCCGCATCCCGAAGGCGGCCATTTCGTCGAGACCTTCCGCGACACCCATCCGGCCGGCGCGCGCGATCACTCGACCGGCATCTACTTCCTGCTGCGATCGGGCGAATTCAGCCACTGGCACAAGGTCGACGCCAGCGAGATGTGGCACTGGTACGCCGGCGCGCCGCTGGCGCTGCACATCAGCACAGACGGCAAGGCGGTGACGACGCAACGGCTGGGCAACGACCTTGCCGCCGGCGAGCGCCCGCAGGCCGTGGTTCCGCCGCATGCCTGGCAGGCCGCCGAGAGCCTCGGCGCGTGGACGCTGGTCGGCTGCACCGTCGCCCCCGGCTTCGATTTCGCCGGTTTCGAACTGGCCCCGAAGGACTGGCGTCCGGGCTGA
- the gloB gene encoding hydroxyacylglutathione hydrolase has product MLGLEIRLFPCLSDNYGVLIHDGAAGVTASIDAPEAAAVEEALEEAGWTLTHILVTHHHADHTQGIPALKARYGCKVVGPRAEADKVPGIDESLGEGDTFQFGRYEARIFDTPGHTLGHIAWWFPDAGIVFAGDTLFALGCGRVFEGTMEQMWGSLEKLARLPRETLLYCGHEYTQANARFAVTIEPDNVHLQARVGEIDEKRARGEPTIPSTIGAELASNPFLRADRDEVKMAVGMPNADPAAVFAEIRRRKDNF; this is encoded by the coding sequence ATGCTAGGGCTCGAGATCCGACTGTTCCCCTGCCTCAGCGACAATTACGGCGTGCTGATCCACGACGGGGCCGCCGGCGTCACCGCGTCGATCGACGCGCCGGAGGCGGCGGCCGTCGAAGAGGCGCTCGAGGAAGCAGGCTGGACGCTGACCCATATCCTCGTCACCCATCACCATGCCGATCACACCCAGGGCATCCCCGCCCTGAAGGCCCGATACGGCTGCAAGGTCGTCGGACCGCGCGCCGAGGCTGACAAGGTGCCCGGAATCGACGAGAGCCTGGGCGAAGGCGATACCTTCCAGTTCGGCCGCTACGAGGCGCGGATCTTCGACACGCCCGGCCATACCCTCGGCCATATCGCCTGGTGGTTTCCCGATGCGGGCATCGTCTTCGCTGGCGATACCCTGTTCGCGCTCGGCTGCGGCCGCGTCTTCGAGGGCACGATGGAGCAGATGTGGGGCTCGCTGGAGAAGCTCGCACGGCTGCCACGCGAGACGCTGCTCTATTGCGGCCACGAGTACACCCAGGCGAACGCGAGATTTGCCGTCACGATCGAGCCGGACAACGTCCACCTTCAGGCCCGCGTCGGCGAGATCGACGAGAAGCGCGCCCGCGGCGAGCCGACGATCCCCTCGACCATCGGCGCCGAGCTCGCGTCCAATCCGTTCCTGCGCGCCGACCGCGACGAGGTGAAGATGGCCGTCGGCATGCCGAACGCCGACCCGGCGGCGGTCTTCGCAGAAATCCGCCGGCGAAAGGACAATTTCTGA
- a CDS encoding class I SAM-dependent methyltransferase, with protein MYLDIVDLRDFYATGLGQTTRRLLVHRLRRLWPDLSGLTVVGLGYAGPMLGVFREESECTLAFMPAEQGVVNWPADGPSSSTLVDETQLPLGDGTVDRLVLVHCLEMSEQPRDLLREAWRVLAPGGRLAVLVPNRRGLWARFEHTPFGQGRPYSRSQIVRLLRDTLFTPNSWGEVLWVPPFRGRFMIRSAAAWERAGTVIRAMPPGVLLVEATKQLYAAVPAKERSRARVRFVPALAGKPVPTQSMETARRRTGLARSE; from the coding sequence ATGTATCTAGATATCGTCGATCTCAGGGACTTCTATGCCACCGGCCTGGGGCAGACCACGCGACGGCTGCTGGTGCATCGGCTGCGGCGGCTGTGGCCGGATCTTTCCGGCCTGACGGTGGTCGGGCTCGGCTATGCCGGGCCTATGCTCGGTGTCTTCCGCGAGGAATCGGAATGCACGCTGGCCTTCATGCCGGCGGAGCAGGGTGTGGTGAACTGGCCGGCCGACGGGCCGTCTTCGTCCACGCTCGTCGACGAGACGCAACTGCCGCTCGGCGACGGCACGGTCGACCGGCTCGTGCTGGTCCATTGCCTGGAAATGTCGGAGCAGCCGCGCGACCTGCTGCGGGAAGCCTGGCGGGTGCTGGCACCGGGCGGCCGCCTGGCGGTGCTGGTGCCGAACCGGCGCGGCCTGTGGGCGCGCTTCGAGCATACCCCGTTCGGGCAGGGGCGGCCCTACAGCCGCTCCCAGATCGTCAGGCTGCTGCGCGACACGCTGTTCACACCGAACAGCTGGGGCGAGGTGCTTTGGGTGCCGCCGTTCCGCGGACGCTTCATGATCCGCTCGGCCGCGGCGTGGGAGCGGGCCGGCACCGTCATCCGGGCGATGCCGCCGGGCGTGCTGCTGGTCGAGGCGACGAAGCAGCTCTATGCGGCGGTTCCGGCGAAGGAACGCAGCCGTGCGCGCGTGCGCTTCGTGCCCGCGCTCGCCGGCAAGCCCGTGCCGACGCAGAGCATGGAGACCGCGCGCCGTCGCACGGGTCTAGCGCGGTCCGAATAG
- a CDS encoding DMT family transporter, whose protein sequence is MTTIPSGRPRDLRDEAVPPETAAPEVPVVVRKEAEPSGSPRSLIIGYVFAVIGALTFSSKAIFIKLAYAEGVGVEALLALRMMLSLPVYLIVGALSLRDRRRRGEGLPGFGLFAKAVLIGVLGYWVAMYLDFLGLDLIPAQLNVLILMTYPLFVVIFGALFFRFPVQVRAVVAFTISYVGLAVIFYGKLGTTDGDVALGAGLVLGSAICFALYVLFAREIIGRMGPRLFTCVTMIAVAVLAIAGFVVSEPVSALAITPAGWGYAILLAVVATIAPTFLMNAALQHITAQASSTIGMLSPVATILLAAIVLGEVLGTRDMIGAVLVIGGVGWFTLSGRK, encoded by the coding sequence ATGACCACTATCCCGTCCGGCCGACCGCGGGATCTCCGCGACGAGGCCGTGCCGCCGGAAACGGCCGCACCCGAAGTTCCGGTCGTCGTTCGCAAGGAAGCGGAACCGTCCGGCTCCCCGCGAAGCCTCATCATCGGCTATGTCTTCGCCGTTATCGGCGCGCTGACGTTTTCCTCCAAGGCGATCTTCATCAAGCTCGCCTATGCGGAGGGTGTCGGGGTCGAGGCGCTGCTGGCGCTACGCATGATGCTGTCGCTGCCGGTCTATCTGATCGTCGGCGCGCTGTCGCTGCGCGACCGGCGCCGGCGCGGCGAGGGCCTGCCCGGCTTCGGCCTGTTCGCCAAGGCCGTGCTGATCGGGGTGCTCGGCTACTGGGTCGCGATGTATCTCGACTTTCTCGGGCTCGACCTGATCCCGGCCCAGCTCAACGTCCTGATCCTGATGACCTATCCGCTGTTCGTGGTGATCTTCGGCGCGCTCTTCTTCCGCTTTCCGGTGCAGGTTCGCGCCGTGGTCGCGTTTACGATCAGCTATGTCGGCCTCGCCGTCATCTTCTACGGCAAGCTGGGAACGACGGATGGCGATGTCGCGCTCGGCGCCGGCCTGGTGCTGGGGTCGGCGATCTGTTTCGCGCTGTATGTGCTGTTCGCCCGCGAGATCATCGGCCGGATGGGGCCGCGGCTATTCACCTGCGTGACGATGATCGCGGTGGCGGTGCTGGCGATCGCGGGGTTCGTGGTGAGCGAGCCGGTATCCGCGCTCGCGATCACCCCGGCGGGGTGGGGCTATGCGATCCTGCTTGCCGTTGTCGCGACGATCGCCCCGACCTTCCTGATGAACGCGGCGCTGCAGCACATCACCGCGCAGGCCAGTTCGACCATCGGCATGCTGTCGCCGGTCGCCACGATCCTGCTTGCCGCCATCGTTCTCGGCGAGGTGCTGGGCACGCGCGATATGATCGGCGCCGTGCTTGTCATCGGCGGCGTGGGCTGGTTCACGCTGAGCGGCCGGAAGTAA
- the lpdA gene encoding dihydrolipoyl dehydrogenase, whose product MASYDLVIIGSGPAGYVCAIRASQLGMKVAVVEKRATYGGTCLNIGCIPSKALLHASEMFEEAGHGLEKLGVKVGAPKLDLKAMMAHKDGTVKGNVDGVAFLFKKNKIDGVIGTGRIVAPGKVEVTPETGDKQVLEAKNIVIATGSDSTRLPGIDVDEKRIVTSTGALSLSKVPGKLLVIGAGVIGLELGSVWARLGAEVTVVEFLDRILPGMDGEVAKQFQRMLQKQGFTFKLGSKVTGVDATGKTLKVSVEPAKGGDAEQLDADVVLIAVGRVPYTEGLGLKEVGVELDERGRVKTDDHYKTTVDGIYAVGDVIVGPMLAHKGEEEGVAVAELLAGQAGHVNYNAIPGVVYTRPEVASVGKTEEELKEAGIAYVTGKFPFSANGRARAMNATDGFVKVLADAKTDRVLGAHIVGPVAGELIAELTVLIEFGGSAEDLARTCHAHPTLSEAVREAALAAGKRAIHI is encoded by the coding sequence ATGGCTTCATACGATCTCGTCATCATCGGTTCCGGCCCGGCCGGCTACGTCTGCGCCATTCGCGCGTCGCAACTCGGCATGAAGGTCGCCGTCGTCGAGAAGCGCGCGACCTACGGCGGCACCTGTCTCAATATCGGCTGCATCCCGTCGAAGGCGCTTCTGCACGCCTCCGAGATGTTCGAAGAGGCCGGCCACGGGCTCGAGAAGCTCGGGGTCAAGGTCGGCGCGCCGAAGCTCGACCTTAAGGCCATGATGGCCCACAAGGACGGCACGGTGAAAGGCAATGTCGACGGCGTCGCCTTCCTGTTCAAGAAGAACAAGATCGACGGCGTCATCGGAACGGGCCGCATCGTCGCGCCCGGCAAGGTCGAGGTGACGCCCGAGACGGGCGACAAGCAGGTCCTCGAGGCCAAGAACATCGTCATCGCCACCGGCTCCGATTCCACGCGCCTGCCCGGCATCGACGTCGACGAGAAGCGCATCGTCACCTCGACCGGCGCGCTGTCGCTGTCGAAGGTGCCCGGCAAGCTGCTGGTGATCGGCGCCGGCGTCATCGGCCTCGAGCTCGGCTCGGTCTGGGCGCGCCTCGGCGCGGAGGTAACGGTCGTCGAGTTCCTCGACCGCATCCTGCCCGGCATGGACGGCGAGGTCGCCAAGCAGTTCCAGCGCATGCTTCAGAAGCAGGGCTTCACCTTCAAGCTCGGCTCCAAGGTCACCGGCGTCGACGCCACGGGCAAGACGCTGAAGGTCTCCGTCGAACCCGCCAAGGGCGGCGACGCGGAGCAGCTGGACGCCGACGTGGTGCTGATCGCCGTCGGCCGCGTCCCCTACACCGAGGGCCTCGGCCTGAAGGAGGTCGGCGTCGAGCTCGACGAACGCGGCCGGGTGAAGACCGACGACCACTACAAGACCACGGTCGACGGCATCTACGCCGTCGGCGACGTCATCGTCGGACCGATGCTCGCCCACAAGGGCGAGGAAGAGGGTGTCGCGGTCGCGGAGCTCCTTGCCGGCCAGGCCGGTCACGTGAACTACAACGCCATTCCCGGCGTCGTCTACACGCGCCCGGAAGTCGCCTCGGTCGGCAAGACCGAGGAGGAGCTGAAGGAGGCCGGCATCGCCTATGTGACCGGCAAGTTCCCCTTCTCCGCCAACGGCCGCGCCCGGGCCATGAACGCGACCGACGGCTTCGTGAAGGTTCTCGCCGATGCCAAGACCGACCGGGTCCTGGGCGCCCACATCGTCGGCCCCGTCGCCGGCGAGCTGATCGCGGAACTGACCGTGCTGATCGAGTTCGGCGGCTCGGCCGAGGATCTGGCCCGCACCTGCCATGCTCACCCGACCCTGTCGGAAGCCGTCCGCGAGGCGGCGCTGGCGGCGGGCAAGCGCGCCATCCACATCTGA
- a CDS encoding LysE family translocator translates to MSPEFLLTALVVVLIPGTGVIYTVATGLTAGRRESIAAALGCTLGIVPALLASVVGLAAIFHTSALAFQILKYIGAAYLLYLAWQTLKESGPMQIGNQKPAHRSLLAIARTGCLINVLNPKLSVFFLAFLPQFIHVGDRVAAGSPTAQMLFLGAVFMAMTFVVFVSYGMFAALVGERVLRSQTVLKWMRRTVAAAFAGFGLRLAFAGR, encoded by the coding sequence ATGTCCCCGGAGTTCCTCCTCACAGCGCTCGTTGTCGTGCTGATTCCGGGAACCGGGGTGATTTACACGGTGGCGACCGGTCTCACCGCCGGTCGCCGGGAAAGCATCGCCGCTGCCTTGGGGTGCACCCTGGGAATCGTGCCGGCGCTTCTTGCGTCCGTGGTCGGCCTTGCCGCGATCTTCCATACAAGCGCGCTGGCCTTCCAGATCCTGAAATACATTGGCGCCGCCTACCTGCTCTATCTCGCCTGGCAGACCCTGAAGGAATCCGGGCCTATGCAGATCGGCAATCAGAAACCAGCGCACCGCAGCCTTTTAGCCATCGCCCGCACCGGTTGCCTGATCAACGTGCTGAACCCGAAGCTCTCGGTGTTCTTCCTCGCCTTCCTGCCCCAGTTCATACACGTCGGCGACAGAGTCGCGGCAGGCTCTCCCACCGCGCAGATGCTGTTCCTGGGCGCGGTCTTCATGGCTATGACCTTCGTCGTCTTCGTCAGCTACGGGATGTTCGCCGCCCTCGTCGGCGAGCGCGTCCTGCGCTCGCAGACGGTTCTCAAATGGATGCGCCGCACCGTTGCTGCCGCCTTCGCGGGCTTCGGGCTGCGTCTCGCTTTCGCAGGCCGCTGA
- the odhB gene encoding 2-oxoglutarate dehydrogenase complex dihydrolipoyllysine-residue succinyltransferase: MAMEIRVPTLGESVTEATVGQWFKKPGDAVAQDEPLVELETDKVTVEVPAPAAGTLSEIVVEEGETVEVGALLAQFAEGVAGAAPAPKAEKPAAAPKAEAAAPAAAGAAKGPEMPPSPAAGKMLAEKGMSADQVSGSGKRGQVLKEDVLKALETGITAPVEKPQAARAPVAEDDAAREERVRMTKLRQTIARRLKDAQDTAAMLTTFNDVDMGAVMDLRKQYKELFEKKHGVRLGFMGFFVKAVIQALKEIPAVNAEIDGTDLVYKNYYHVGVAVGTDRGLVVPVVRDADQMGLAEIEKTIGDYGRRARDGKLGIDEMQGGTFTITNGGVYGSLLSTPILNMPQSGILGMHRIEERPVARNGQVVIRPMMYLALSYDHRIVDGKEAVTFLVRIKESIEDPQRLVLDL, from the coding sequence ATGGCGATGGAAATCCGCGTACCGACGCTTGGTGAATCCGTAACCGAAGCGACGGTGGGCCAATGGTTCAAGAAGCCCGGCGATGCCGTGGCCCAGGACGAGCCGCTGGTCGAGCTCGAGACCGACAAGGTCACCGTCGAGGTGCCCGCACCCGCGGCCGGCACCCTGTCGGAGATCGTCGTCGAGGAAGGCGAGACCGTCGAGGTCGGCGCCCTGCTCGCCCAGTTCGCCGAAGGCGTCGCCGGCGCCGCGCCCGCCCCGAAGGCGGAGAAGCCGGCCGCGGCTCCGAAGGCCGAGGCGGCCGCTCCTGCTGCTGCCGGCGCGGCCAAGGGACCGGAGATGCCGCCATCGCCGGCCGCCGGCAAGATGCTCGCCGAGAAGGGCATGTCCGCCGATCAGGTTTCGGGCTCCGGCAAGCGCGGTCAGGTGCTGAAGGAAGACGTTCTGAAGGCGCTGGAGACCGGCATCACCGCCCCGGTGGAGAAGCCCCAGGCCGCCCGCGCGCCGGTCGCAGAGGACGATGCCGCCCGCGAGGAGCGGGTGCGCATGACCAAGCTGCGCCAGACCATCGCGCGCCGCCTCAAGGACGCCCAGGACACGGCGGCCATGCTGACGACGTTCAACGACGTCGACATGGGCGCGGTGATGGATCTGCGCAAGCAGTACAAGGAGCTGTTCGAGAAGAAGCACGGCGTGCGCCTCGGCTTCATGGGCTTCTTCGTCAAGGCGGTGATCCAGGCGCTGAAGGAGATCCCGGCGGTCAACGCCGAGATCGACGGCACCGATCTCGTCTACAAGAACTACTACCATGTCGGCGTCGCCGTCGGCACCGACAGGGGCCTGGTCGTGCCGGTGGTGCGCGACGCCGACCAGATGGGCCTCGCCGAGATCGAGAAGACCATCGGCGACTACGGCCGGCGCGCCCGCGACGGCAAGCTCGGCATCGACGAGATGCAGGGCGGCACCTTCACCATCACCAATGGCGGCGTCTACGGCTCACTGTTGTCGACACCGATCCTCAACATGCCGCAGTCGGGCATCCTCGGCATGCACCGCATCGAGGAACGTCCCGTCGCCCGCAACGGCCAGGTGGTGATCCGCCCGATGATGTATCTGGCGCTCAGCTACGATCACCGCATCGTCGACGGCAAGGAAGCCGTGACCTTCCTCGTGCGCATCAAGGAATCGATCGAGGACCCGCAGCGGCTCGTGCTGGATCTGTAA